Proteins from a genomic interval of Pectinophora gossypiella chromosome 4, ilPecGoss1.1, whole genome shotgun sequence:
- the LOC126366218 gene encoding spondin-1-like, with protein sequence MLLLVPTALLVAVRAGTAPPPQPCDIAPPHAQPTDGHYRLGVSGDPDLFLPGELYTVSLQGVDSGQGPSPFIGFKMWAELEEVSDDIDPPSSPANQSLGTFQTYDAHAKLQELCKPAVENATAHPKTEIQVIWSAPKTAVDMCVRLCAITSPVDGKGVSVLARKLCAAPAAPASFTRQPPIVEPCCACDEAKYEVTFEGLWSRNTHPRDFPPEVARAHFGDVIGASHTAQFRVWQEGRVATAGLRRLADDGATTALEKELKAESDHIRTIVKARGISWQQVAGGHGMPSTFAVFRVDAKHHLVSLAAKLAPSPDWIVGVSALELCNVNCTWSRSATLPLYPYDAGTDSGLTYTASRQPTIPASPVRALRPDWPRDVRSPFFSSSGEMRPFARLRLNRLRLYEKSCDAGKISLSELGSEPAAGGGGGTGGACATHAWGAWAACSVSCGPGRAARQRHYVWPARARAEACRLPLTDYKRCYGPRRHCRAMTEYEPDPAESSGPCAVSEWSEWSPCAGCGVRMRSRRYLAPRAHKRCHVGYRARTVMSQAMPCDAGPCDKPTGEFVNATNFDWFYVDNGSPQCPVSPWGEWSPCSARCGRGRRLRTRLYVARDARLQQELARRLLRDWSQRFAELQDLDVTVENITSEDPDLERQVAEHLERCQFTLSQQEALCDGDDYCFNDTQAQEVCALPVSMGPCRGYEERWFYDGARAVCEPFGYTGCGGNANNFRSKDDCMKACGQHANSNITSTPPVSESTTKKLKPTPASMDNEVMQNDAPAQQENIDCETGPWLGWGSCFGECDYAVKLNYRLVMRAASGSGRQCHKLVKSRLCRLPHCKKAPSDVGDAGEVAKIIEQPDEDD encoded by the exons ATGTTGTTGTTGGTACCGACGGCGTTACTGGTGGCGGTGCGTGCGGGcacggcgccgccgccgcagccctGCGACATcgcgccgccgcacgcgcagcCCACTGACGGCCATTACCGGCTTGGCGTCTCCGGTGACCCCGACTTGTTTCTACCGGGAGAACTATATACTG TTTCCCTCCAAGGTGTGGACAGCGGACAAGGGCCGTCACCGTTCATCGGGTTCAAAATGTGGGCAGAGTTAGAAGAAGTATCAGATGACATAGACCCGCCGTCATCACCAGCCAATCAGTCGCTCGGGACATTCCAGACGTATGATGCCCACGCCAAACTGCAGGAGCTCTGTAAGCCTGCTGTCGAGAATGCCACTGCTCATCCTAAGACTGAGATACAG gtGATCTGGAGTGCACCAAAGACTGCAGTGGACATGTGTGTGCGGTTGTGTGCAATCACAAGTCCTGTGGATGGTAAGGGTGTGTCGGTGCTGGCCCGCAAGCTGTGTGCCGCACCGGCCGCGCCTGCCAGCTTCACCAGACAACCGCCCATCGTGGAACCTTGCTGCGCTTGTGATGAGGCCAAATATGAG GTGACATTCGAAGGGCTGTGGTCTCGCAATACTCATCCCAGAGACTTCCCTCCGGAAGTGGCGCGAGCGCACTTTGGTGACGTCATCGGTGCGTCGCATACCGCACAGTTCCGAGTGTGGCAGGAAGGGAGAGTAGCGACCGCGGGGCTGCGGCGGCTAGCTGATGATGGGGCTACTACGGCGTTGGAGAAGGAATTGAAAGCTGAG AGTGACCACATCAGGACCATAGTGAAAGCCCGCGGTATCTCCTGGCAGCAAGTGGCTGGTGGTCACGGGATGCCGTCAACCTTCGCAGTGTTCCGTGTGGACGCGAAGCATCACCTCGTGTCTCTAGCAGCTAAGCTGGCGCCGTCCCCTGATTGGATCGTCGGTGTCTCCGCGCTGGAACTCTGCAACGTTAACTGCACTTGGAGTAGATCTGCTACTCTTCCTTTATATCCGTATGATGCGGGCACCGATAGTGGACTTACTTACACG GCCTCCCGTCAGCCCACGATCCCCGCGTCTCCGGTGCGGGCGCTGCGGCCTGACTGGCCTCGTGACGTACGCTCGCCCTTCTTCAGCTCTTCAGGCGAGATGCGCCCCTTCGCGCGACTGCGACTCAATCGACTTCGACTCTATGAGAAGAGCTGTGACGCTGGTAAAATTTCCTTg AGCGAGCTAGGGTCCGAGCCAGCGGCGGGCGGTGGGGGCGGCACGGGCGGCGCATGCGCCACGCACGCGTGGGGCGCGTGGGCCGCGTGCAGCGTGTCGTGCGGGCCGGGCCGCGCCGCGCGGCAGCGGCACTACGTGTGGCCGGCGCGGGCCCGGGCCGAGGCCTGTCGGCTGCCGCTAACCGACTACAAGCGCTGCTACGGTCCACGGAGACACTGCAG AGCGATGACCGAGTACGAGCCCGACCCGGCGGAGTCGTCAGGCCCGTGCGCCGTGTCCGAGTGGTCGGAGTGGTCCCCGTGCGCGGGCTGCGGCGTGCGCATGCGCAGCCGCCGCTACCTGGCGCCGCGCGCGCACAAGCGCTGCCACGTGGGCTACCGCGCGCGGACCGTCATGAGCCAGGCCATGCCGTGCGACGCCGGACCTTGTGACAA ACCCACCGGAGAATTCGTGAATGCGACTAACTTCGACTGGTTTTAtgtg GACAACGGCAGCCCGCAGTGCCCAGTGTCCCCGTGGGGGGAGTGGTCCCCGTGCTCGGCCCGctgcgggcgcgggcggcgcctgCGCACGCGGCTGTACGTGGCGCGGGACGCGCGCCTGCAGCAGGAACTGGCGCGCCGCCTGCTCAGGGACTGGAGCCAGCGGTTCGCCGAGCTGCAGGACTTG GACGTGACAGTAGAGAACATAACATCAGAAGATCCTGATCTGGAGCGTCAGGTGGCGGAGCACCTGGAGCGCTGCCAGTTCACGCTGTCGCAGCAAGAGGCGCTCTGTGATGGAGATGATTACTGCTTCAACGATACACAAGCACAAG AAGTGTGCGCGCTGCCCGTGTCGATGGGCCCCTGCCGCGGGTACGAGGAGCGCTGGTTCTACGACGGCGCACGCGCCGTTTGCGAGCCGTTCGGGTACACCGGCTGCGGCGGCAACGCTAACAACTTCCGATCTAAGGATGATTGCATGAAAGCTTGCGGCCAA cacgcaaactcaaata tAACCAGCACTCCACCCGTGAGCGAGTCAACAACGAAGAAGCTCAAACCGACCCCAGCGAGTATGGACAACGAGGTCATGCAGAACGATGCGCCCGCGCAGCAAG AAAATATAGATTGCGAGACTGGTCCGTGGCTCGGGTGGGGCAGTTGTTTCGGAGAATGCGACTACGCTGTCAAGCTCAACTACCGGTTGGTCATG CGCGCAGCCTCAGGCTCCGGACGACAGTGTCATAAGCTGGTGAAGAGTCGTTTATGTCGCCTGCCGCACTGCAAGAAGGCTCCTTCAGACGTCGGCGATGCTGGCGAAGTCGCCAAGATCATCGAACAACCTGACGAAGATGACTAA